From one Sediminispirochaeta bajacaliforniensis DSM 16054 genomic stretch:
- a CDS encoding mandelate racemase/muconate lactonizing enzyme family protein, whose product MKITEIEVFRLPTANTKLNSPIGCRIHTDEGICGDGEAGMAYGIGGSAAFGMVCDLAELVVGMDPLCTELIWETMHKRTFWGQNGGSVVFSGIAAIDVALWDIKGKYFNVPVYQLLGGKVRDKLRTYASQLQFGWGQVGVSEHLWAVTPEDYAHNVKLAIKEGFDAIKIDFFDRDEEGNPFLFLDTTGLLTPKKLKMVEARMKAAREAAGEDVDIIMENHSYTDALGAVQLARLAERYNIMAFEEPNSPTVQTVEYIAKYTSVPIANGERLFSRWQYLEYFKKNLLQLAQPDIGNCGGISEVKKICDMAHAFDAGIQVHVAGSPLATNAALHVECTIPNFIIHEHHTCNRMNTCLGLTKYNLQPENGFFTVPELPGIGNEFLQSAIDNAILYKVIK is encoded by the coding sequence ATTTCGCCTCCCTACAGCTAATACAAAGTTAAACAGCCCCATAGGTTGTCGCATACATACGGATGAAGGCATTTGCGGAGATGGTGAAGCCGGAATGGCATATGGTATCGGTGGCTCGGCTGCATTTGGCATGGTTTGTGATTTGGCTGAGTTGGTTGTCGGTATGGACCCCCTATGCACAGAATTAATCTGGGAAACGATGCATAAACGTACTTTCTGGGGTCAAAACGGTGGTTCTGTAGTATTTTCGGGTATTGCTGCGATTGACGTAGCGCTGTGGGATATCAAGGGCAAGTACTTCAATGTTCCCGTGTATCAATTACTCGGTGGCAAGGTACGGGACAAGCTTCGAACATACGCAAGCCAATTACAGTTTGGCTGGGGCCAAGTTGGTGTTTCAGAACATCTATGGGCAGTTACTCCTGAAGATTATGCCCACAATGTCAAACTTGCAATCAAAGAAGGGTTCGATGCTATCAAGATTGATTTTTTTGATCGCGATGAAGAAGGTAACCCTTTTCTTTTCCTCGATACAACCGGTTTGTTGACACCAAAAAAACTCAAAATGGTTGAAGCCCGAATGAAAGCAGCACGTGAAGCAGCCGGAGAAGATGTGGATATCATCATGGAAAACCATTCATATACTGATGCTCTAGGTGCTGTACAATTGGCCAGACTGGCCGAAAGATACAACATTATGGCTTTTGAAGAACCCAACTCACCAACAGTTCAGACAGTCGAGTATATTGCCAAGTACACTTCTGTTCCCATCGCAAATGGTGAGCGTTTGTTCTCCCGTTGGCAGTATCTGGAATATTTCAAAAAGAACTTGCTTCAGTTGGCACAACCAGATATCGGTAACTGCGGCGGTATTTCCGAAGTGAAAAAAATCTGTGATATGGCCCATGCTTTTGATGCTGGTATTCAGGTTCATGTGGCAGGCAGCCCTTTGGCAACCAATGCAGCATTGCATGTTGAATGTACCATTCCTAATTTTATCATCCATGAGCATCACACCTGTAATCGTATGAATACTTGTCTGGGATTGACAAAATACAATCTCCAACCTGAAAACGGGTTTTTTACTGTTCCGGAGTTGCCTGGTATCGGAAATGAATTTTTGCAATCAGCGATTGACAACGCAATTTTGTACAAAGTTATCAAGTAA